The nucleotide sequence GAAGAACCTGGCGCTGCGCCATTCGGAGCGCATCGCCTTCGCCGTGGCGCGGCCCGTAGACCTGCTGGCGCACATCTTCTCGCCGCTGGTGAGCGCGCTCGTCTTCCTGACCAACAAAATCTCGGCGGCGCTGGGGGCGCAAGCGCCGAGCAACATGCCCTTCGTTACGCAGGACGAGATCATGGCAATGGTGGACGCGGGCCAAGAGGGCGGCGTGATAGAGGAAGACGAGAAGGAGATGATCTACTCCATCTTTGAGTTCGCCGACACGCTGGCGCGCGAAGTCATGGTGCCCCGCATAGACATCGTGGCCGTGGAGGCCGACACGCCCCTCATGCAGGCCCTGGATGTGGTGATGAAGGAAGGGCACTCCCGCATCCCCGTGTATCAGGGCACCATTGACAACATCATCGGCCTGCTGTACGCGAAGGATTTGCTCGTGTACCTGAAGGAGGGCAAACTTGACGTTCCTCTGCCCCGCATCGTCCGTCCCGCCTATTTCGTGCCGGAGACGAAGAAGGTGGACGACCTGCTGCGGGAGTTGCAGGCGCGCAGGGTGCACATGGCCATCGTGGTGGACGAGTACGGGGGGGTCGCGGGGCTGGTAACCGTGGAAGACCTGCTGGAAGAGATCGTGGGCGAAATCCAGGACGAGTACGATGCGGAAGAGCCGACGGTGGAGCGCGTGAGCGACAACGAGTTCATCTTTGACGCGGGCGTGCAACTGGACGACGTGAACGACCTGCTCAACGCCGATCTGCCCGACACGGGCGGGGACACCCTGGGCGGGTTCATCTACACGCAACTGGGGCGGGTGGCCGCTGTCGGCGATGAGATTCGCCTGGACGATTTGACGATCACCGTGCTGTCGGTCGCGGGGCGGCGCATCCGCAAGGTGCGCGTCGTGCGGGGCGCGCCCCAGGCAGATGAGAGCGCGCCGAGCGAAACCGATGTTCAGGGGTGAGCCTATCGTGGATGACAAGGATTTGGTGCAGGCGGCGCGGGAGGCGCGGGAGCACGCTTACGCGCCCTATTCCCAATTCCGCGTGGGGGCGGCGCTCCTCACGCGGTCGGGGCGCGTGTTCACCGGCGCCAACGTGGAGAACGCTTCCTACGGCCTGTCGGTGTGCGCCGAACGGGTGGCCGCGTTCAACGCCGTGGCCGCGGGCGAGCGCGAGTTTGAGGCCATCGCCGTGGTTACAGGCAATGGGGTGATGCCCTGCGGCGCGTGCCGCCAGGTGCTGGCCGAGTTCGGCCCCAACATGCGGATCATCGTGGCCGACGCCGCGGGCAACAGCCGCACCTACCATCTGCCCGACCTGCTCCCGGGACGGTTCACCCCGGAGGATTTGAAGTAGCCGTTGGCCAATGGCCGTTAGCCAGACATTTCCGGGCAAGGCGATGTGCGAAAGGTAAGGGCTAAAGGCTAATGGCTAATGGCTAAAGGCTAGAGGCTGGGGGCTAAAGGCCTTCTGCGAGGAAACATGACACACTTCTTTGACGACCTGGCGCGGTTCTACGACCTGGATCACGCCTCCGTGCGCGAGGACGTGGAGATGTACCGGCAGTTCGCCGCGCAGGCCGGCTCGCCCATCCTGGAGTTGGGGTGCGGCACCGGACGCATCGCGCTGCCCCTGGCGCGGGACGGGCACGAGGTGGCGGCGGTGGACATCTCGCCGGCCATGCTGGCGGCGCTGCGCGCCAAACTGTCGCAGGAGCCGCCGGAGGTGTCGGCGCGAGTCCAGGTCATCCAGGCCGACATGCGGCGTCTGGCGTTGGGCCGCGAGTTCGCGCTGGCCCTGTGCCCGCTGAACACGTTCCTGCACATGACGACGCAGGCCGACCAACTGGCCGCGCTGGGGAGCGCCTTTCGCCACCTGGCCCCGGGCGGGCGGCTCGTCGTGGACGTGGCGTCGCCGCTGGCGCTGCTGCTGATACCAGCGGGCGAGACGTTGTCGCTCCAGGGCGAGTTGCGCGACGCGGCCACCGGTCGCACGGTGCAGAAGTTCACCTCCATGCGGTTTGACCACGCCCGCCAGATGCAGTACCTGACGCTCATCTACGACGAGGTGGGGGCCGATGGCGCGGTGAGGCGAAGCACGCTCCACACCGAGTTGCGCTACGTGTTCCGGTTTGAGATGCAGTTGCTGCTGGAGCGCGCGGGGTTCGCCGTGGAGGCCGTGTACGGTTCCACCGACCTGGAGCCGTATGACGCGCTTTCGGAGAAGATGATCTTCGTCGCGCGGCGGTGAATCCACAACAGATTCGCGGAGGAAGACGATGATAGACGGCGTGAAGACCCGAAAACTGCGGCTGATTCCCGACGAGCGGGGCTACCTGATGGAGATGTTCCGCTCGGACTGGGAGGAGTTTGAGCGGTTCGGCCAGGTGTACATTACCGCCGTGTACCCGGGCGTGGTGAAGGGTTGGCACTATCACAAGTTGCAGACCGACCACTTCATCTGCGTCAAGGGGATGGCGAAGGTGGTGCTGTACGACAACCGCGAGGGTTCGCCCACCCGGGGCGAGGTCAACGAGTTCTTCATCGGCGAGCAGAACCCCACGCTGCTGACCATCCCGCCCGGGGTGCTGCACGGGTTCAAGGGCATCAGCACCGAGATGACGCTCATCGTGAATGTCCCCGATCGGCTGTACAACTACGAGCAGCCCGACGAGTACCGCTTTCCCGCGCACTCGCCGGAGATTCCGTATGACTGGGCGCGGAAGGACGGGTGAGCGGACGCGAACTGCGGACTGCGTAGCGCAGG is from Chloroflexota bacterium and encodes:
- a CDS encoding HlyC/CorC family transporter is translated as MSSSAVRELILLAVLIAINAFFAASEMAVVTLNKVRLRHKVEEGNRTAQVVERLATESSRLLATIQVGVTLVGFLAAATAATSLSRPFGQALAAIPVPFVQANAEGIATFLITLVLALIMLLFGELVPKNLALRHSERIAFAVARPVDLLAHIFSPLVSALVFLTNKISAALGAQAPSNMPFVTQDEIMAMVDAGQEGGVIEEDEKEMIYSIFEFADTLAREVMVPRIDIVAVEADTPLMQALDVVMKEGHSRIPVYQGTIDNIIGLLYAKDLLVYLKEGKLDVPLPRIVRPAYFVPETKKVDDLLRELQARRVHMAIVVDEYGGVAGLVTVEDLLEEIVGEIQDEYDAEEPTVERVSDNEFIFDAGVQLDDVNDLLNADLPDTGGDTLGGFIYTQLGRVAAVGDEIRLDDLTITVLSVAGRRIRKVRVVRGAPQADESAPSETDVQG
- a CDS encoding dTDP-4-dehydrorhamnose 3,5-epimerase family protein, giving the protein MIDGVKTRKLRLIPDERGYLMEMFRSDWEEFERFGQVYITAVYPGVVKGWHYHKLQTDHFICVKGMAKVVLYDNREGSPTRGEVNEFFIGEQNPTLLTIPPGVLHGFKGISTEMTLIVNVPDRLYNYEQPDEYRFPAHSPEIPYDWARKDG
- the cdd gene encoding cytidine deaminase, with amino-acid sequence MFRGEPIVDDKDLVQAAREAREHAYAPYSQFRVGAALLTRSGRVFTGANVENASYGLSVCAERVAAFNAVAAGEREFEAIAVVTGNGVMPCGACRQVLAEFGPNMRIIVADAAGNSRTYHLPDLLPGRFTPEDLK
- a CDS encoding class I SAM-dependent methyltransferase encodes the protein MTHFFDDLARFYDLDHASVREDVEMYRQFAAQAGSPILELGCGTGRIALPLARDGHEVAAVDISPAMLAALRAKLSQEPPEVSARVQVIQADMRRLALGREFALALCPLNTFLHMTTQADQLAALGSAFRHLAPGGRLVVDVASPLALLLIPAGETLSLQGELRDAATGRTVQKFTSMRFDHARQMQYLTLIYDEVGADGAVRRSTLHTELRYVFRFEMQLLLERAGFAVEAVYGSTDLEPYDALSEKMIFVARR